A window of the Deinococcus gobiensis I-0 genome harbors these coding sequences:
- a CDS encoding APH(3') family aminoglycoside O-phosphotransferase, whose product MTLPDALTLPGGLRRVLPAARWERVTLGHSGAGVWRSSRHVVKVQSRGGLPVSTLPQERERLRYLAGRVPVPAVVGLESEGDFDYLAMTRLPGIPMSDPDAALHPARMAGLLARALRELHALPLRDCPFTMTLAVTLPLARERVAAGVVDETDFDVSRSGRTATSVFNELARTRPGQEDLVVTHGDPCLPNLLVAGEYVEGFVDVGRAGIADRHADLALAYRSAARNLGPEHAEAFLDQYGRALVDPHKLAYYQLLDELF is encoded by the coding sequence ATGACCCTGCCCGACGCCCTGACCCTGCCCGGCGGCCTGCGCCGCGTCCTGCCCGCCGCCCGCTGGGAGCGCGTCACCCTGGGCCACAGCGGCGCGGGCGTGTGGCGCTCGTCACGGCATGTGGTGAAGGTGCAGTCGCGCGGCGGCCTGCCGGTCAGCACCCTGCCCCAGGAGCGCGAGCGGCTGCGCTACCTCGCCGGGCGCGTCCCGGTTCCGGCGGTGGTGGGCCTGGAGTCGGAGGGCGACTTCGATTACCTCGCCATGACGCGCCTGCCGGGGATTCCCATGAGCGACCCCGACGCTGCGCTGCACCCGGCGCGCATGGCCGGACTGCTGGCGCGGGCGCTGCGCGAGCTGCACGCCCTGCCGCTGCGCGACTGCCCCTTCACCATGACCCTGGCGGTGACCCTGCCCCTGGCCCGCGAACGCGTAGCGGCGGGCGTGGTGGACGAGACCGATTTCGACGTGTCGCGCAGCGGGCGCACGGCCACCAGCGTCTTCAACGAACTGGCGCGCACCCGGCCGGGGCAGGAGGACCTCGTGGTGACGCACGGCGACCCCTGCCTGCCGAACCTGCTGGTGGCGGGCGAGTACGTCGAGGGTTTCGTGGACGTGGGCCGGGCGGGTATCGCGGACCGTCACGCCGACCTCGCGCTGGCCTACCGCAGCGCCGCGCGCAACCTCGGCCCGGAGCATGCCGAAGCCTTTCTCGACCAGTATGGCCGCGCCCTGGTGGACCCACACAAACTCGCCTACTACCAGCTGCTCGACGAACTGTTCTGA
- a CDS encoding ABC transporter substrate-binding protein, with translation MSRSLLATLALLGASVGAAQSASVRTVNVGLGYVPNVQFTPFYVADKLGYFKAEGLNVKFQHGYVNELMPLLLQGKLDFVVGDPEDAIFARTQGADVRYVMAMYQKTPVTVFSLKPLNSAADLRGKTLGIPGPYGSTYNAVQALLGSAGLDGNVRLANIGFTQLDAVRAGRVDAAAGYVNNEVVQLRASGQKVYTLDVTGAYPMVGVGLITTGKNLSGDLARKVVRASQRGLKFTTSDPARAFKLAQPVFGASGGGLDILKASVPLMGSTYTAQNGLGASDPAAWTKAVAALVKQDKLPAVAKASEFYTNTLISKTVR, from the coding sequence ATGTCCCGCTCCCTCCTGGCCACCCTCGCCCTGCTCGGCGCGTCTGTCGGCGCGGCCCAGAGCGCGTCTGTCCGCACCGTCAACGTCGGTCTGGGCTACGTGCCCAACGTGCAGTTCACGCCCTTTTACGTCGCCGACAAGCTGGGGTATTTCAAGGCCGAGGGCCTGAACGTCAAATTCCAGCACGGCTACGTCAACGAGCTGATGCCGCTGCTGCTCCAGGGCAAACTCGACTTCGTGGTGGGCGACCCCGAGGACGCCATCTTCGCGCGCACCCAGGGAGCCGACGTGCGCTACGTCATGGCGATGTACCAGAAGACGCCCGTCACCGTCTTCAGCCTCAAACCCCTGAATTCGGCCGCCGACCTGCGCGGCAAGACCCTGGGCATCCCCGGCCCCTACGGCAGCACCTACAACGCGGTGCAGGCCCTGCTGGGCAGCGCGGGGCTGGACGGGAACGTGCGCCTCGCCAACATCGGCTTCACGCAGCTCGACGCCGTGCGCGCCGGACGGGTGGACGCCGCTGCCGGGTACGTGAACAACGAGGTCGTGCAGCTGCGCGCCTCGGGCCAGAAGGTCTATACCCTCGACGTGACCGGGGCCTACCCCATGGTCGGCGTGGGCCTCATCACGACCGGCAAGAACCTGAGCGGCGACCTCGCCCGCAAGGTGGTCCGGGCCTCGCAGCGCGGCCTGAAGTTCACGACCAGCGACCCTGCCCGCGCCTTCAAGCTCGCGCAGCCGGTCTTCGGGGCCAGCGGCGGCGGCCTCGACATCCTGAAGGCCAGCGTGCCGCTGATGGGCAGCACCTACACCGCGCAGAACGGCCTGGGAGCCAGCGACCCCGCCGCCTGGACCAAGGCGGTCGCGGCGCTGGTCAAGCAGGACAAACTGCCTGCGGTCGCGAAGGCCAGCGAGTTCTACACCAATACCCTGATCAGCAAGACCGTCCGCTGA